A region of Moorena producens PAL-8-15-08-1 DNA encodes the following proteins:
- a CDS encoding RNA polymerase sigma factor SigF, translating to MAIGSVGFQGMELLIAYYRNPSIQLRNQIVRLNAGLVRKIAHIVSQKCAEPYEDLEQMGYIGLIRAIERFDPHQGCAFSSLAVPYIRGEMLHFLRDRGSLVKIPRRWQELQQAGKRVSKKLATNLGRFPRDEEIAKALDVSLQEWQESKLAVQNRLPLSLDATVSQKVDQPMTLGETLPDYYEENLHYWEEDRQQLHGALSQLEHKTQAAIEFVFLRELPRKEAAKRIGVSPMTVTRHVKRGLQELVTLMKSQASERLAS from the coding sequence ATGGCTATTGGGTCTGTTGGTTTTCAAGGAATGGAACTTCTGATTGCGTATTACCGAAATCCATCAATTCAACTTCGCAATCAGATAGTAAGATTAAATGCTGGGTTAGTGAGGAAGATTGCTCATATAGTCAGCCAGAAGTGTGCTGAACCTTATGAAGACCTCGAGCAAATGGGTTACATCGGCTTGATTCGTGCTATTGAGCGGTTCGACCCCCATCAAGGTTGTGCATTCAGTTCCTTAGCAGTGCCTTACATTCGCGGTGAAATGCTACATTTCTTGCGCGACAGGGGTTCTCTGGTCAAGATTCCTCGCCGATGGCAGGAACTGCAGCAGGCAGGGAAAAGAGTCAGTAAAAAGTTAGCAACTAACTTGGGACGCTTCCCAAGAGATGAAGAAATTGCTAAGGCTTTGGATGTATCACTGCAAGAGTGGCAGGAAAGTAAGTTGGCAGTTCAAAATCGTTTGCCTTTAAGTTTGGATGCCACGGTTTCTCAGAAGGTCGATCAACCCATGACTTTAGGAGAGACTCTACCAGATTACTATGAAGAGAATTTACACTATTGGGAAGAAGACCGACAACAGCTCCACGGTGCCTTGAGTCAGCTAGAACATAAAACTCAGGCAGCTATAGAGTTTGTTTTCTTACGAGAACTCCCCCGCAAGGAGGCAGCCAAACGAATTGGCGTGAGTCCGATGACAGTGACGCGACATGTCAAAAGAGGACTTCAAGAGTTGGTTACCCTGATGAAATCTCAAGCATCAGAGCGTCTGGCAAGTTAG